AGCGGCCCCGTCTCGGCCTCTCCGTCACCGACGACGCAGGCCACCACCAAATCGGGGTTGTCGAAGGCGGCGCCGAAGGCGTGCACCAGCGCGTACCCGAGTTCGCCGCCCTCGTGGATCGATCCCGGCGTCTGGGCCGCAACGTGGCTGGGGATGCCGCCGGGAAAGGAAAACTGCCGGAATAGCTTGCGCAGCCCCTCGGTGTCTTCCTCGACGCCGGTGTAGACCTCGCTGTAGGTGCCTTCGAGGTAGGCGTTGGCCACCAGGCCGGGGCCGCCGTGTCCGGGGCCGGTGATGTAGATGACGTTGGCGTCGCGGTTGCGGATGATCCGGTTGAGGTGGACGTAGAGCAGGTTGAGTCCGGGCGTGGTGCCCCAGTGGCCCAACAGCCGGGGCTTGACGTGCTCGGCGGCCAGTGGTTCGGCTAGCAGTGGGTTGTCCAGCAGGTAGATCTGGCCCACCGAAAGGTAGTTCGCGGCTCGCCAGTAGGCGTCGATGAGGGCCAGTTCGTCATCGTTGAGGATCGCGGGCGCCGTCTTTGTCTTTGTTGCGGTTTCTGGGCTCATTGAGCCGATTGTGCGCGAAGTCGGCGAACTCCGCTTTACGTGTCCTGCTCTTCGCCGCGGGCGCGGGCCTCGTAGGCGCGGCGCTTTTCGACGTCGACGTCCTCGGTGAAGACGTGTTCGGCGCCGACCAGCCGGTTAAGCCCCTCGGCCACGCGGCGCGGCCAGAATTTCTGCGATACAACCATGGCGCCGGCCGCCTTTGTGACCCGCACCCGCGGCTTAGGGCGGGCCACCAACCCGACGATCGCGCCGGCGATCTCGGTCGGCTCGGCGTTGCGGAATCCCTTCATTCCCGGTGTGCCGGCAACCAATTCGGTGTTGACGAAGGTCGGTAGCACCGCCGAGAAGTGCACGCCCGCCGACCGGTACTCCAGCCGCGCCGAATCGGTGAAGCCCAACACCGCATGCTTGCTGGCCACGTAGCTGGCCAGACCGACGATGTGCAGTTCTCCGGCCAGCGAGGCGACGTTGATGACGTGCCCGCGCCGGCGGGGCACCATGCGCTGAGCGGCCAGCTTGCTGCCCAGGATCACCCC
The nucleotide sequence above comes from Mycobacterium vicinigordonae. Encoded proteins:
- a CDS encoding SDR family oxidoreductase, with the protein product MADTASVAAKVGGKIIVITGGARGIGLATATALHKLGAKVAIGDVDETAVKESGAELGLEVYGKLDVTDPASFSDFLDQVERQLGPIDVLINNAGIMPVGRIIDEPDAVTRRILDINVYGVILGSKLAAQRMVPRRRGHVINVASLAGELHIVGLASYVASKHAVLGFTDSARLEYRSAGVHFSAVLPTFVNTELVAGTPGMKGFRNAEPTEIAGAIVGLVARPKPRVRVTKAAGAMVVSQKFWPRRVAEGLNRLVGAEHVFTEDVDVEKRRAYEARARGEEQDT